In the Armatimonadota bacterium genome, one interval contains:
- a CDS encoding prepilin-type N-terminal cleavage/methylation domain-containing protein, with amino-acid sequence MHAESYTAPSPRRPAAAPGAFSLIELLTVIAIIGVLAALIFPVLGVQQAKARRSACAANMATIAGGLRMYRIDTGYYPPALYGFSHVANEGTPGTEVWGLYPHWVRNATTFVCPNNPAVRAMSEKEAVRLAYEGTKAPILSPSVVPQELRAGKWTPTSQASTLLYKSGIAFAVGDSYDASFMPTNGMRSGNGAWERHYQLQWTPVLNLMDPKTDLGSLPLAGGTPAERSRTYARQLVFRQPDDSTVVTMCTYHRDYPSGWSYKGSLPHGSTDVVLFLDGHVEMRPSDETNVYDSLGWAGWQVGAK; translated from the coding sequence ATGCACGCAGAATCATACACCGCCCCTTCGCCTCGCCGCCCGGCCGCTGCTCCCGGGGCGTTCAGCCTCATTGAGTTGTTGACGGTGATCGCCATCATCGGCGTTCTGGCCGCGTTGATATTCCCGGTGCTGGGTGTTCAGCAGGCAAAGGCGCGCCGGAGCGCGTGCGCCGCGAATATGGCAACGATTGCCGGCGGCCTGCGAATGTATCGCATCGACACCGGCTATTACCCGCCCGCCTTGTATGGCTTCAGCCACGTGGCGAACGAGGGAACACCCGGCACGGAAGTCTGGGGCCTCTATCCGCATTGGGTGCGTAACGCGACGACATTCGTATGCCCGAACAACCCGGCGGTGCGCGCGATGTCCGAGAAAGAGGCCGTGCGCCTCGCCTATGAAGGCACAAAAGCGCCCATCCTCAGCCCTTCCGTTGTGCCGCAGGAATTGCGCGCCGGCAAGTGGACTCCCACCAGCCAGGCATCCACGCTCCTGTATAAGAGCGGCATCGCCTTTGCGGTGGGGGACAGTTACGATGCCTCCTTCATGCCCACCAACGGCATGAGGTCCGGCAATGGAGCTTGGGAGCGCCACTACCAGTTGCAGTGGACGCCTGTGCTGAACTTGATGGACCCGAAGACGGACCTCGGCTCACTGCCTCTTGCAGGCGGAACCCCGGCGGAACGCTCGCGGACCTACGCCCGGCAGTTGGTATTCCGCCAGCCGGACGATTCCACCGTCGTTACGATGTGTACGTACCATCGAGACTACCCGAGCGGCTGGTCCTACAAGGGCAGCCTTCCCCATGGCAGTACGGATGTCGTCCTCTTCCTGGACGGCCACGTAGAAATGCGGCCCTCGGATGAGACAAATGTTTATGACTCCCTTGGCTGGGCCGGCTGGCAGGTAGGCGCAAAGTGA
- the pilM gene encoding type IV pilus assembly protein PilM, which translates to MAVTNKGGTPVLGLDIGAAFIKVVEMRPSKGALSITGVGVLPTPPGCIVNDEIVDPAVLASAIKQLLAESRIKTKSVVASVAGQSSVVVRVIEVPKMTDKELAETMKWEIDRHIPFAPDEVVKDFEPMARPTDDPNSPNMAVLLAVAQNAVVAGMLQTILMAGLTPVAIDVECLAGARALFDVDDAYPGQTVALVNIGASKIDVGIYESGTLAFPRTIPVAGNAMTEAVSHALNVDITQAEHLKKQHGFVPDDASERWGGEAPQAEEQFEFGDFAGQGLNLSAPLTPSAAGIVPPSAPDIPIFGDTPQTIPEPTFGTAPAFGDPEIPPAFGVDFSPAPADGPTFELPDVGPANSGPVEPVVEAAPAPAPEPVPEVLTEAERHRREISDAFMPVVAEMATEIKRSVEYYTTRANDARVDRVVLFGGVTNLPGLNGFLEKELGLPVQIAGLPAATSLGSPAVPSDYLQQIAALIPVAIGLSARNAIATAPVGKKKAA; encoded by the coding sequence ATGGCGGTTACCAACAAGGGCGGAACCCCGGTTCTCGGTCTGGATATCGGGGCGGCCTTCATCAAGGTCGTTGAAATGCGCCCAAGCAAAGGCGCCCTCTCGATTACCGGAGTCGGAGTGTTGCCCACCCCTCCCGGGTGCATCGTGAACGACGAGATCGTTGATCCCGCCGTCCTCGCTTCAGCGATCAAGCAATTGCTGGCCGAAAGCCGCATCAAGACGAAATCCGTGGTGGCCTCGGTCGCCGGGCAATCGTCGGTTGTTGTGCGCGTGATTGAAGTCCCCAAGATGACCGACAAGGAACTCGCGGAGACGATGAAATGGGAAATCGACCGGCACATCCCGTTCGCTCCGGACGAGGTTGTTAAAGATTTTGAGCCGATGGCGCGCCCCACCGACGACCCGAACTCGCCCAACATGGCGGTTCTGCTGGCCGTCGCCCAAAACGCCGTTGTCGCGGGCATGCTGCAGACGATACTTATGGCCGGCCTCACACCGGTGGCGATCGATGTAGAGTGCCTCGCAGGCGCGCGCGCGCTGTTTGACGTGGACGATGCCTATCCCGGCCAGACCGTTGCCCTCGTAAATATCGGCGCCTCCAAGATTGACGTCGGCATTTACGAGTCCGGAACGCTTGCCTTCCCGCGTACGATCCCCGTTGCGGGCAACGCGATGACGGAAGCGGTCTCCCACGCGCTCAATGTGGACATCACCCAGGCGGAGCACCTGAAGAAGCAGCACGGCTTCGTTCCCGATGACGCCAGCGAGCGTTGGGGTGGGGAAGCCCCGCAGGCCGAGGAGCAGTTCGAGTTCGGCGATTTTGCCGGCCAGGGCCTGAACCTCTCTGCCCCGCTCACTCCTAGCGCAGCCGGTATCGTTCCCCCTTCCGCCCCGGATATCCCGATATTCGGCGACACTCCGCAGACGATCCCGGAACCAACGTTCGGGACGGCGCCCGCCTTCGGTGACCCCGAGATTCCGCCCGCGTTCGGTGTTGACTTCTCGCCAGCGCCCGCCGACGGCCCGACCTTTGAACTGCCCGATGTCGGCCCGGCCAACAGCGGCCCCGTGGAGCCTGTTGTCGAGGCTGCCCCAGCGCCGGCCCCGGAGCCCGTACCTGAGGTCCTCACTGAGGCTGAAAGGCATCGCCGGGAGATTTCCGACGCGTTTATGCCGGTGGTCGCCGAAATGGCCACCGAGATCAAGCGTTCCGTAGAGTACTATACCACGCGAGCGAATGACGCCCGGGTGGACCGCGTGGTCCTGTTCGGCGGCGTGACGAATCTCCCGGGTCTCAATGGCTTCCTGGAGAAGGAATTGGGCCTTCCCGTTCAGATCGCTGGATTGCCCGCGGCGACATCGCTGGGCTCCCCGGCGGTTCCATCGGACTACCTTCAGCAGATAGCCGCGCTCATACCGGTGGCCATCGGTCTCAGCGCGCGCAACGCCATCGCCACGGCCCCCGTTGGAAAGAAAAAGGCCGCATAA
- a CDS encoding TrkA C-terminal domain-containing protein — MLAALNDLLSVLFAEKLLVLFAILLLGSWIGHLSIKGISLGTAGVLAVALVFGNYGHTVSKEITDIGLLLFVYAVGLQAGPSFFRTFKRRGLQYALIATVAVLMGCALTVVMVKVLNLPFDLGAGLFAGALMNTPALASATETAKGILGPAQTPLTAVGYGIAYPFSAISVVLLIQVLPKFMAKRVKGEDQKWLRDRAKRNERLKARHFKVTNPACDGKGVREINPHRASVSNISRVRHAGVVMPAGPDTVLMLGDVVTAVGADDELDKMAMLIGEETHKPSDLDTSVTADEADVTNKAIVGQTIADLGVWEEYGVVITRIRRQDVELAPTGSTTLEFGDTLRIVGERRNVAQFAGAVDTGHRKQDETNFVPFLFGLAAGVAIGVIQLRLPNGMAVKLGASGGAFIVSLLMGHFGGVGRFRLHVPAGARNFSRELGLMLFLAGAGTAAGSKFLPVFERYGWQLLGAGALITAATVVTVLVLMLAISRMTVSQSMGALSACMTNPPALAAAQGQSETDVPTLAYASVYPVALILKIVTAQFLVQGLAQLMGVAR, encoded by the coding sequence ATGCTCGCGGCTCTTAACGACCTGCTATCGGTTCTCTTCGCGGAGAAACTGCTGGTACTATTCGCCATCCTTCTGCTGGGATCGTGGATCGGTCATCTCTCTATCAAAGGCATCTCGCTGGGGACGGCCGGCGTGCTTGCGGTGGCGCTCGTATTCGGGAATTATGGCCACACCGTTTCAAAAGAGATCACCGATATCGGGCTCCTCTTGTTCGTCTACGCAGTGGGTCTTCAGGCCGGGCCCAGCTTCTTCCGGACCTTCAAGCGCCGCGGCCTTCAATACGCCCTCATAGCAACCGTCGCAGTTCTGATGGGTTGCGCCCTCACGGTCGTCATGGTCAAAGTGCTCAATCTCCCGTTTGACCTGGGAGCGGGCCTGTTTGCCGGAGCGCTGATGAACACACCGGCCCTCGCTTCAGCCACTGAGACGGCGAAGGGGATCCTTGGGCCCGCGCAGACGCCGCTCACAGCCGTCGGCTATGGCATTGCGTATCCGTTCAGCGCCATCAGCGTGGTCCTGCTCATCCAGGTTCTGCCGAAGTTCATGGCGAAGCGGGTGAAAGGTGAAGACCAGAAGTGGCTCCGGGACCGTGCTAAGCGCAATGAGCGACTCAAAGCCAGGCATTTCAAGGTCACCAATCCTGCGTGTGATGGCAAAGGGGTTCGCGAAATCAATCCCCATCGCGCCAGCGTATCCAACATTTCGCGCGTGCGGCACGCCGGTGTCGTTATGCCGGCGGGGCCGGACACGGTGCTCATGCTGGGTGACGTCGTCACGGCCGTCGGCGCCGATGACGAACTCGACAAGATGGCGATGCTCATCGGCGAGGAAACGCACAAACCGAGCGACCTCGATACGTCCGTCACGGCGGATGAAGCCGACGTCACGAACAAGGCCATCGTCGGCCAAACCATCGCCGATCTCGGCGTCTGGGAAGAGTACGGCGTCGTCATCACCCGCATCCGGCGCCAGGATGTGGAGCTCGCACCGACCGGAAGCACAACGCTGGAGTTTGGCGATACCCTTCGAATCGTGGGCGAGCGCCGGAACGTAGCTCAATTCGCGGGAGCCGTTGACACCGGACATCGCAAACAGGATGAAACCAACTTCGTGCCGTTCCTGTTCGGACTCGCCGCCGGGGTCGCGATCGGCGTGATCCAGCTTCGCCTCCCGAACGGGATGGCGGTGAAACTCGGCGCATCGGGTGGAGCGTTCATCGTCAGCCTGTTGATGGGCCACTTCGGAGGCGTAGGCCGATTCCGACTCCACGTCCCCGCCGGAGCGCGCAATTTCTCCCGAGAATTGGGCCTCATGCTCTTCCTGGCCGGCGCGGGAACTGCGGCCGGATCCAAATTCCTGCCGGTCTTTGAGCGCTACGGGTGGCAGTTGCTCGGGGCGGGCGCCCTGATAACCGCGGCCACGGTGGTGACGGTTCTCGTCCTCATGCTGGCGATCTCCCGGATGACGGTGTCGCAGTCAATGGGAGCGCTCAGCGCCTGCATGACCAACCCACCGGCCCTCGCGGCGGCGCAGGGTCAGAGCGAGACCGATGTGCCCACCCTCGCCTACGCCAGTGTGTACCCCGTCGCGCTGATCCTGAAAATCGTCACGGCGCAATTCCTCGTTCAGGGGCTTGCGCAACTGATGGGCGTGGCCCGGTAA
- a CDS encoding prepilin-type N-terminal cleavage/methylation domain-containing protein, producing the protein MDDESARRRSVFSIHFSTLTDMTNVKHNNRGMSLIEVLVVMMILVIGIFAVATVFPQGFRFIEHSRNVTFADRLCQAEVERWKAYAANVPDGIEAMNAVDGSVWDNYNPDDMSNATSIPAGDSPWLWSNVNRVRQVKGEVTLIPTATLLPYGTGGNYAFSLYNLKMAPIVFSPNGQGNHPAPQGTEWPDQYVLVYGDPQPSKDVTGLSGDDLAAALDNLDRQTYGVDYTSGRLYFEPIQWSRKFKVEYSYWEGNILKNNTEIITVPGGQSDTVKIQLAHQPLDDFSERVSRKFDYVAPGSFDRFNPYQFTLLNNYSANSFAPTIAFNPVGQNRTVRTNLGSRPLKAHIDYEVQDWHVIHEDRTVPSPGSVDPTGYVIRLTLPGIKVAGRRENDINALGSASGTAVNLVVYKGLTPALPGVSVVGLDMTDNTLMMDSSAGGLIVDYATGIVRVPAAVTKYTAFGGELKNQDIRGHDVRFFYQATGDWAVQVSKAWSNYQRRDVGVQNLANLQYNNFDVEIVQPGAGISQIGYSNDTSDVCAVLIFPRSNAGHAIAASLIWNDVNNTPHEITGHQDKLPEFALVGTGFPYMAIRLAPPDRFQPNNTAAESWKNPYFTFVQGASLKVRTIWREDPRRWESRDMETFLNRK; encoded by the coding sequence GTGGACGACGAATCCGCGCGGAGACGCTCGGTCTTCAGCATCCACTTTTCAACGCTAACCGATATGACGAACGTGAAACACAACAATCGGGGCATGTCCCTCATAGAGGTGCTGGTGGTGATGATGATCCTCGTCATCGGCATCTTCGCCGTGGCGACCGTCTTTCCGCAGGGGTTCCGATTCATCGAGCACTCCCGGAACGTCACCTTTGCCGACAGGCTTTGCCAGGCCGAAGTGGAACGCTGGAAGGCATATGCCGCCAACGTGCCGGACGGGATCGAGGCGATGAACGCCGTTGACGGCTCGGTATGGGACAACTACAATCCGGACGATATGTCCAACGCCACGAGTATCCCCGCCGGCGACTCCCCGTGGCTCTGGTCAAACGTAAACCGGGTGCGTCAGGTGAAGGGTGAAGTCACTCTCATCCCCACTGCCACGCTGCTTCCGTACGGTACCGGCGGCAATTATGCCTTCAGCCTGTACAATCTGAAAATGGCGCCCATCGTCTTCAGCCCCAATGGGCAGGGCAACCACCCCGCGCCACAGGGGACCGAGTGGCCGGACCAGTATGTGCTCGTCTACGGCGACCCTCAGCCGAGCAAGGACGTGACCGGCCTCTCCGGCGACGATCTCGCCGCCGCGCTCGATAACCTTGATCGCCAGACCTACGGAGTCGACTACACGTCCGGTCGCCTCTATTTCGAGCCCATTCAGTGGAGTCGGAAGTTCAAAGTCGAGTATTCGTACTGGGAAGGCAACATCCTCAAGAATAACACCGAGATCATCACCGTCCCGGGTGGCCAGTCCGACACCGTCAAAATCCAGTTGGCGCATCAGCCGCTCGATGATTTCTCTGAGCGGGTTTCCCGTAAGTTCGATTACGTCGCCCCCGGCTCTTTTGACCGCTTCAACCCTTACCAGTTCACCCTGCTGAACAACTACAGTGCGAACTCCTTTGCGCCCACCATCGCGTTCAATCCGGTCGGGCAGAACCGGACGGTAAGAACCAACCTCGGTTCCCGCCCGCTCAAAGCTCACATTGATTACGAAGTGCAGGACTGGCACGTGATCCACGAGGATCGCACAGTGCCCAGCCCCGGAAGTGTGGACCCGACCGGATATGTGATCCGCCTGACGCTTCCCGGCATCAAGGTGGCGGGTCGCCGCGAGAACGATATCAACGCGTTGGGCAGCGCCAGCGGCACGGCGGTCAACCTGGTTGTCTACAAGGGACTCACTCCGGCTCTGCCCGGAGTCAGCGTCGTTGGCCTGGATATGACTGACAATACGCTGATGATGGACAGTTCGGCCGGTGGGCTCATTGTTGACTACGCGACCGGCATTGTGCGCGTGCCGGCGGCCGTCACCAAGTACACGGCGTTCGGCGGCGAACTGAAGAACCAGGATATCCGTGGACACGACGTACGGTTCTTCTACCAGGCGACCGGCGATTGGGCGGTCCAGGTCTCCAAGGCGTGGTCTAACTACCAGCGTCGTGACGTGGGCGTGCAGAATCTGGCGAACCTCCAATACAACAATTTCGACGTAGAGATCGTGCAGCCCGGCGCCGGCATCTCGCAGATCGGCTATTCCAACGACACCAGCGATGTCTGCGCCGTCCTGATCTTCCCGCGAAGCAATGCGGGCCACGCAATCGCCGCGTCGCTGATCTGGAATGACGTGAACAACACGCCCCATGAGATTACGGGCCACCAGGACAAGCTGCCCGAGTTCGCGCTGGTTGGCACCGGTTTCCCGTATATGGCCATCCGCCTGGCGCCGCCGGACCGATTCCAGCCGAACAACACGGCCGCCGAATCGTGGAAGAATCCGTATTTCACGTTCGTTCAGGGCGCCAGCCTCAAGGTCCGAACGATCTGGCGCGAAGATCCGCGGCGCTGGGAATCGCGGGACATGGAAACCTTCCTGAATCGCAAGTAG
- a CDS encoding type II secretion system protein: protein MRRNSKQITIALNGRRGFSLIEMLVVMAIMAILMGLVLQPLVTTFNFTNRAKRTVEVQDAARYAMEVMSREIADAMHVVVADGDSEPFYYYPGGTPGEGVAVVVRGQGFINAYDNAGNVNNGGKPWQLPMAMIDLVLPHDSLGLEGGGVLQPLVAQHQTVNGAQHPMIVRYFIGLTRPERRDANGNPRWWNNVIGGGNRAQNFYTLYRAEFDPYDPHFSKWALPDPNGAKTPDGKAVWVLNPDFFYDMTAVDGKSQSDWWRKRAVSIMPTDSMDLVDFVRSNPKNLWNATANPYLEARSLVTFNPLIMSADAAAPVGDNRGPGTYKTQYGHWDGLQNDGTVPYTGFVPVPGARYLPHIVVYHQKRETQPDGTEAITLESEFDTAKAGSGGADDPAKQNRVLAWNSQKGTVEFSLSAPLYDTANSSKGKINNSMYDPLNDTNGFTAPPGARITPASEVVTVEEDNGPVVYSRSSSDMKDVFDVPDDIALQNGAPKQLPPPRTYMVTGSGKVIVGYPYPSEYNPIQSQPVPKGRRVTISYYYQNNSPDDLVKVDYLTRELVNINLTARSFDPLTRRSISTTVANRVHIRNTQR, encoded by the coding sequence ATGAGACGCAATTCAAAGCAGATAACCATAGCGCTGAATGGCCGCCGAGGCTTCTCTCTCATAGAGATGCTCGTCGTGATGGCAATCATGGCGATCCTGATGGGCCTCGTGCTCCAGCCCTTGGTGACGACCTTTAACTTCACTAACCGCGCCAAGCGCACCGTGGAGGTGCAGGACGCGGCGCGCTACGCGATGGAAGTGATGAGCCGCGAGATCGCCGATGCGATGCACGTGGTTGTAGCGGACGGCGACAGCGAACCGTTCTACTACTACCCCGGCGGAACGCCCGGCGAGGGTGTGGCTGTCGTAGTTCGCGGCCAGGGCTTCATCAACGCATACGACAACGCCGGCAACGTGAACAACGGCGGTAAGCCCTGGCAGCTACCGATGGCGATGATCGACCTCGTGCTGCCGCACGATTCACTCGGGCTCGAAGGGGGCGGCGTTTTGCAGCCTCTCGTGGCGCAGCACCAAACGGTGAACGGGGCGCAGCATCCGATGATCGTACGATACTTCATCGGTCTGACACGCCCGGAACGGCGCGACGCGAACGGAAACCCGCGGTGGTGGAACAACGTCATCGGCGGAGGCAACAGGGCGCAGAACTTCTACACGCTTTACCGCGCGGAATTTGACCCGTATGACCCGCACTTCAGCAAATGGGCCCTTCCCGACCCGAACGGAGCCAAGACACCCGACGGCAAGGCCGTGTGGGTTCTAAACCCGGATTTCTTCTACGACATGACGGCCGTTGACGGCAAGAGCCAGTCCGACTGGTGGCGCAAGCGGGCGGTTTCCATCATGCCGACCGACTCCATGGACCTTGTGGATTTCGTGCGCAGCAACCCGAAGAATCTGTGGAATGCGACGGCGAATCCTTATCTGGAAGCCCGCAGCCTGGTGACCTTCAACCCGCTGATTATGTCCGCGGACGCGGCGGCCCCCGTGGGCGACAACCGTGGGCCAGGCACCTACAAGACCCAGTACGGACACTGGGACGGGCTGCAGAACGATGGCACTGTTCCCTATACCGGATTCGTGCCGGTCCCCGGCGCGCGGTACCTTCCGCACATCGTCGTTTACCATCAGAAGCGCGAAACGCAGCCGGATGGCACGGAAGCCATTACCCTGGAGTCCGAGTTCGATACGGCCAAAGCCGGCTCCGGCGGTGCAGATGATCCGGCGAAGCAGAACAGGGTCCTTGCCTGGAACAGCCAGAAGGGTACCGTTGAGTTCTCTCTTTCCGCGCCGCTTTACGACACAGCCAACAGCAGCAAGGGTAAAATTAACAACTCCATGTACGATCCACTGAACGACACCAACGGATTCACCGCGCCGCCGGGAGCCCGTATAACACCCGCCAGTGAGGTCGTCACGGTGGAGGAGGACAACGGTCCTGTCGTATACAGCCGCTCGTCCAGCGACATGAAGGACGTTTTCGACGTGCCGGACGACATCGCGCTGCAAAACGGCGCGCCGAAGCAGTTGCCGCCGCCGAGGACCTACATGGTCACGGGCAGCGGGAAGGTCATTGTCGGCTATCCGTATCCGAGCGAGTACAACCCGATACAGAGCCAGCCGGTGCCGAAGGGCCGTCGCGTCACGATCTCGTACTACTACCAGAACAACAGCCCGGATGACCTGGTCAAAGTGGATTACCTCACCCGCGAGTTGGTGAACATCAACCTCACGGCGCGCAGTTTCGACCCTCTCACTCGCCGCTCGATTTCGACGACGGTGGCCAACCGCGTGCATATACGGAACACGCAGCGATAG
- a CDS encoding DUF2721 domain-containing protein — MPVQDLSRVIAASVVPVVIISACGLMCLAFYNRLSSIVGRLRAFQRERLQEQDWLTNHATEDDQTVVARHQQLLDMLQVQTTHVTRRARLIQRTLLCLLTAIGSLIVSSLCSGLSIEWPEAITVAAIMFVVGLLSVLAAVVFAMRELLAALEPIELESQFVADLVEGIEAGA; from the coding sequence ATGCCGGTTCAGGATCTGTCCAGAGTGATCGCCGCGTCCGTCGTCCCTGTCGTCATCATCTCGGCGTGTGGTTTGATGTGCCTTGCGTTCTACAACCGTCTGTCCTCGATCGTCGGGCGGCTGCGCGCCTTTCAGCGCGAACGGCTTCAGGAACAGGACTGGCTGACCAACCACGCAACAGAGGATGACCAGACGGTTGTCGCGCGGCATCAGCAGCTTCTGGATATGCTGCAGGTCCAGACCACGCACGTTACCCGCCGGGCGAGGCTCATTCAGCGGACGCTGCTGTGTCTGCTGACCGCCATCGGTTCCCTCATCGTGTCTTCGCTCTGTTCCGGCTTAAGCATCGAGTGGCCCGAGGCCATCACCGTGGCGGCGATCATGTTTGTCGTGGGCCTTCTGAGCGTGCTGGCTGCGGTTGTGTTCGCGATGCGGGAACTGCTGGCCGCTCTCGAACCAATCGAACTGGAGAGCCAGTTCGTCGCGGATTTGGTCGAAGGCATCGAAGCAGGGGCCTGA
- the aroC gene encoding chorismate synthase, with product MNPFRFITAGESHGPALTATIDGLPAGLPFTASAIDVDLARRQKGYGRGGRMAIEHDHVRILSGVRHGVTLGSPVALMVENRDWANWYTAMSAEPLTDDQAAEAVQGAEAFRRAPITVPRPGHADLAGALKYDQRSDLRNVLERASARETAMRVAVGGVAKRLLSEFGVDIRGRVTRIGAVTDDTPAGPIAEWSERAENSEVRCLDPNAEAAMIASIDATRGDGDTLGGVFEVVAEGLPPGLGSHTQWDRKLDGSLARALMSIQAIKGVEIGLGFGAAALPGSRVHDEILYDGAIERPTNGAGGLEGGITTGQPLVVRAAMKPIATLRKPLRSVDIRTLEPVDAHFERSDVCAVPAAAVVGEAMVAIVVAQAFLEKFGADSLSDIRVAFEAYAARIADLWRPPARADR from the coding sequence ATGAACCCATTCCGCTTTATCACGGCCGGCGAATCGCACGGACCGGCGCTGACGGCAACGATCGACGGCCTTCCGGCCGGCCTTCCATTCACGGCGTCTGCCATTGACGTTGACCTGGCCCGTCGCCAGAAGGGGTACGGTCGAGGTGGCCGGATGGCTATCGAGCACGACCACGTGCGCATCCTGAGCGGAGTACGCCACGGCGTGACGCTTGGCAGCCCGGTCGCTCTGATGGTGGAGAACAGGGATTGGGCGAACTGGTACACGGCGATGAGCGCAGAACCTCTGACAGACGATCAGGCGGCGGAGGCCGTTCAGGGAGCCGAAGCCTTCCGCCGCGCGCCTATCACCGTGCCGCGTCCGGGCCACGCCGACCTGGCGGGTGCGCTGAAGTATGATCAGCGGTCGGACTTGCGGAATGTCCTCGAACGGGCGAGCGCGCGGGAAACTGCGATGCGCGTCGCGGTTGGCGGGGTGGCAAAGCGCCTTCTGTCGGAGTTCGGGGTAGATATACGCGGCCGGGTAACCCGCATCGGCGCCGTCACCGACGATACGCCGGCGGGGCCGATCGCCGAGTGGAGTGAACGCGCCGAAAACAGCGAAGTTCGCTGCCTGGACCCAAACGCGGAGGCCGCGATGATTGCCTCCATCGATGCCACGCGAGGCGATGGCGATACGCTCGGCGGGGTCTTCGAGGTCGTTGCCGAAGGACTCCCGCCGGGCCTCGGAAGCCACACCCAATGGGACCGGAAGCTGGATGGCAGCCTCGCCCGGGCGTTGATGAGTATCCAGGCGATCAAAGGCGTAGAGATTGGCCTCGGTTTCGGCGCGGCGGCGCTCCCGGGTAGCCGCGTCCACGATGAGATCCTGTACGATGGCGCCATAGAAAGGCCCACCAACGGCGCCGGCGGCCTGGAGGGCGGAATCACGACCGGACAGCCATTGGTAGTTCGCGCCGCGATGAAACCGATCGCTACGCTCCGAAAACCGCTCCGGAGCGTCGATATCCGCACCCTGGAGCCTGTTGACGCGCATTTTGAGCGCTCCGACGTCTGCGCCGTGCCCGCCGCGGCAGTGGTCGGAGAGGCCATGGTTGCCATCGTTGTCGCGCAAGCCTTCCTGGAGAAGTTCGGCGCCGATAGCCTCTCGGATATTCGCGTCGCGTTCGAAGCCTACGCTGCCCGCATCGCCGACCTCTGGCGGCCCCCGGCCCGGGCCGACAGATAG
- a CDS encoding shikimate kinase, translating to MMGSGKSSVGIALAERLGWRFTDTDTAITETTGRTIPDIFATDGEEAFRDLESSAVRDAVRADQVVIATGGGAILRPRNREVLWSRCWVVWLAASLDEHCRRVQSSERRPVLDRYSDPVQGAGEVLAAREPFYASAHFTVDTTGLTVEAVVAAILDEWRELAP from the coding sequence ATGATGGGAAGCGGCAAGTCGTCGGTCGGCATCGCGCTGGCCGAGCGCCTTGGATGGCGATTCACGGATACCGACACGGCCATCACGGAAACAACCGGGCGGACCATCCCCGATATCTTCGCGACCGACGGCGAGGAAGCGTTCCGCGACCTCGAGTCCTCCGCCGTCCGCGATGCCGTTCGCGCGGATCAGGTCGTCATTGCGACCGGGGGCGGCGCGATACTCCGCCCGCGAAACCGCGAGGTGCTGTGGTCCCGGTGCTGGGTTGTCTGGCTCGCCGCAAGTCTCGACGAACACTGCCGGCGGGTGCAGAGTAGCGAGAGGCGGCCCGTTCTGGACCGCTACAGCGACCCCGTGCAGGGAGCCGGGGAGGTGCTCGCTGCCCGGGAACCGTTCTACGCATCGGCGCACTTCACCGTCGACACAACCGGCCTTACCGTCGAGGCGGTGGTCGCCGCCATCCTCGACGAATGGCGCGAACTCGCTCCGTAG